In the Telopea speciosissima isolate NSW1024214 ecotype Mountain lineage chromosome 2, Tspe_v1, whole genome shotgun sequence genome, one interval contains:
- the LOC122650347 gene encoding protein PHOX1, with translation MGKPTGKKTTQAEGKPGGANAKNKAGDQGTKAYDEDTAVFITMSQELKEEGNKLFQKRDCEGAILKYEKALKLLPRNHIDVAHLHSNMAACYMQMGLADYPRAIRECNLALEVAPKYSKALLKRARCYEAINRLELALRDVNTVLSTEPKNLTALELVEGLKKAIEKKGIQVDDKGIILTPEYIEPPLASPVCKVVKEKKKKKSHKNEEKKTEDNYDEKKAEDKVVVEENVSTIKEEEATRTVKLVFGEDIRWAQLPVKCSIVQLRETIRNRFPSSKGVLIKYRDQEGDLVTITKTEELRWAEESADSQGSLRLYIVEVNPEQEPLFEAVENGKEEEKPRKNRNKIADNGNGEMETGSTCIDDWIIQFARLFKNHVGFNSDAYLDLHELGMKLYSEAMDDTITSEEAQDLFDIAADKFQEMAALALFNWGNVHMSRARKRVFFTEDASRESILEQVKTAYEWAQREYVKAGKRYEEALQIKPDFYEGLLALGQQQYEQAKLSWYYAIGSKVDLETWPSSEVIELFDSAEDNMEKGMQMWEEMEQRRLNELSEPDKVKTQLQKIGFDGLFTDVSAEEAADKAANMISQINILWGTILYERSIVEFKLGMPVWEECLEVALEKFELAGASPTDIAVMMKNHSSNKTSLEGLGFKIDEIVQAWNEMYDAKRWQSGVPSFRLEPLFRRRVPKLHHILEHV, from the exons ATGGGGAAGCCTACAGGGAAGAAGACGACACAGGCAGAAGGGAAACCTGGGGGTGCAAATGCGAAGAACAAGGCGGGAGACCAGGGCACAAAAGCCTACGACGAGGACACGGCCGTCTTCATCACTATGTCTCAGGAGCTGAAGGAGGAAGGGAACAAGCTCTTTCAGAAGAGGGATTGTGAAGGAGCAATCTTAAAGTATGAAAAAGCCCTCAAGTTGCTGCCCAGAAATCACATAGATGTAGCCCACCTCCACAGTAACATGGCTGCTTGTTACATGCAGATGGGTCTGGCCGATTACCCCAGGGCCATCAGAGAGTGCAATTTGGCTCTTGAAGTGGCTCCCAAATACAGTAAAGCTCTACTGAAGAGGGCGAGGTGCTATGAAGCTATCAATAGACTTGAATTAGCCCTGAGAGATGTTAATACGGTTCTTAGCACAGAACCGAAAAATCTCACGGCATTGGAGCTTGTAGAAGGGTTGAAAAAGGCAATTGAGAAGAAGGGCATCCAGGTGGATGATAAAGGAATCATTTTGACTCCAGAATATATTGAACCTCCTTTAGCTTCACCTGTGTGTAAAGTagttaaagagaagaagaaaaagaagagccACAAAAACGAGGAGAAGAAAACCGAAGATAACTACGATGAAAAGAAAGCTGAAGATAAGGTGGTTGTGGAAGAAAATGTTAGTaccatcaaggaagaagaagccacAAGAACAGTGAAATTGGTGTTTGGGGAGGATATAAGGTGGGCGCAATTACCGGTTAAATGTAGCATTGTGCAGCTAAGGGAGACAATTCGAAATCGCTTCCCGAGCTCAAAGGGAGTTCTCATCAAATACAGGGACCAAGAAGGTGACTTGGTTACAATCACAAAAACTGAAGAGCTGAGATGGGCTGAAGAATCAGCTGATTCACAGGGTTCTCTAAGACTGTACATTGTAGAAGTTAATCCTGAGCAGGAGCCCTTATTTGAGGCAGTGGAAAATGGTAAAGAGGAGGAAAAGCCCAGGAAGAACCGAAATAAAATTGCTGATAATGGGAATGGAGAAATGGAAACTGGGTCAACTTGTATTGATGACTGGATCATCCAGTTTGCTCGTTTGTTCAAAAACCATGTTGGGTTCAATTCCGATGCTTATTTGGATCTTCATGAACTTGGGATGAAGCTTTACTCAGAAGCTATGGATGATACCATTACGAGTGAAGAAGCTCAAGACCTTTTTGATATTGCGGCAGATAAGTTTCAAGAAATGGCAGCTCTAGCCCTGTTCAACTGGGGAAACGTTCACATGTCCAGGGCAAGGAAAAGGGTGTTCTTCACAGAAGATGCTTCAAGAGAATCCATACTTGAACAGGTTAAAACAGCATATGAGTGGGCACAAAGAGAATATGTGAAAGCAGGAAAGAGATATGAAGAGGCTCTACAAATCAAACCTGACTTCTATGAAGGCCTTCTTGCACTTGGGCAGCAACAATATGAGCAAGCAAAACTTTCTTGGTATTATGCTATAGGGAGCAAAGTTGATTTGGAGACATGGCCATCTTCAGAGGTTATAGAGCTTTTTGACAGTGCTGAAGACAACATGGAGAAGGGAATGCAGATGTGGGAAGAAATGGAGCAGAGACGCCTTAACGAACTTTCCGAACCAGATAAGGTAAAAACCCAGTTGCAGAAAATAGGGTTCGATGGGCTATTTACAGATGTATCAGCAGAAGAAGCTGCAGATAAGGCTGCAAATATGATATctcaaataaatattttatggGGTACTATACTGTATGAGAGATCTATTGTTGAATTTAAATTAGGAATGCCTGTCTGGGAGGAATGTCTGGAGGTTGCTCTTGAAAAATTTGAACTTGCTGGAGCTTCTCCAACTGACATTGCTGTTATGATGAAGAACCATAGCTCAAATAAAACTTCACTAGAAG GTTTGGGGTTCAAAATTGATGAGATAGTGCAGGCATGGAATGAGATGTATGATGCTAAAAGGTGGCAGAGTGGTGTTCCATCCTTCCGGCTGGAACCATTATTTAGAAGACGAGTTCCAAAACTTCATCATATCTTGGAGCATGTGTGA